In one Sporomusa sphaeroides DSM 2875 genomic region, the following are encoded:
- the ychF gene encoding redox-regulated ATPase YchF produces MSTNLEVGIVGLPNVGKSTLFNAITKAGAEAANYPFCTIEPNVGVVDVPDDRLWKLTEMYKPKQRTIPAAMRFVDIAGLVAGAAQGEGLGNKFLSHIRQVDAVAQVVRCFTDENITHVAGGLDPIRDIEIINTELCLADLETVEKRIERLQKLLKSGDKKAPAELEVLKQVQQALSDGQPARRVVQNEETAALLRDLFLLTLKPTLFVANVSEQEAADASANPHVAKVCEYAAREGAEVIVVSAKVESEIAELDAEESREFLADLGLEESGLDKLIRASFTLLGLMTFFTAGEQEVRAWTIVRGTKAPQAAGKIHSDIERGFIRAEIVSYNDLMAAGSHGAAKEKGLVRLEGKEYIMQDGDVTYFRFNV; encoded by the coding sequence ATGAGTACTAACTTAGAAGTAGGTATCGTGGGCCTGCCGAATGTCGGCAAAAGCACACTGTTTAACGCCATTACCAAGGCCGGAGCCGAGGCGGCCAATTATCCCTTTTGTACGATCGAACCCAATGTTGGTGTTGTTGATGTACCTGATGACCGTCTGTGGAAACTGACGGAGATGTATAAGCCGAAACAACGGACAATACCTGCTGCCATGCGGTTTGTTGATATTGCCGGCTTGGTGGCCGGGGCGGCCCAGGGGGAGGGACTTGGCAATAAGTTTTTGTCCCATATCCGTCAGGTAGATGCGGTCGCACAGGTGGTGCGCTGTTTTACTGATGAAAACATTACCCATGTGGCCGGTGGTCTTGATCCCATCAGAGATATTGAAATCATCAATACCGAACTGTGTCTTGCCGATTTGGAAACGGTGGAAAAGCGCATAGAACGGCTGCAGAAACTGTTGAAAAGCGGCGATAAAAAGGCGCCGGCCGAGCTGGAAGTCCTTAAGCAGGTGCAGCAGGCACTTTCAGACGGGCAGCCTGCCCGCCGTGTTGTTCAAAATGAAGAAACCGCAGCCTTACTGCGCGATTTATTCTTATTGACCTTAAAGCCTACATTGTTTGTTGCCAATGTCAGCGAGCAGGAGGCGGCAGATGCCAGTGCCAATCCGCATGTCGCCAAAGTGTGCGAATACGCTGCACGTGAGGGTGCGGAAGTGATTGTTGTATCAGCCAAAGTAGAATCCGAGATTGCCGAACTGGACGCTGAGGAGTCCCGCGAGTTCCTGGCAGATTTAGGGCTGGAGGAATCCGGACTGGATAAGCTCATTCGTGCCAGCTTTACCCTGCTGGGACTGATGACCTTTTTTACCGCAGGTGAGCAGGAAGTACGGGCCTGGACCATTGTGCGGGGTACCAAAGCGCCACAGGCTGCCGGCAAGATCCACAGCGATATTGAACGTGGCTTTATCCGGGCCGAAATTGTTTCCTATAATGACTTAATGGCTGCCGGGTCGCATGGTGCCGCCAAGGAAAAAGGGCTGGTGCGCCTGGAAGGCAAAGAGTACATTATGCAGGATGGCGATGTAACCTATTTTAGATTTAATGTGTAA
- the selD gene encoding selenide, water dikinase SelD, with the protein MVVKLTQYTTRGGUAAKVGPGDLAGILNQLPVMTNPNVLVGITTSDDAGVYKLNETTALVQTVDFFTPIVDDPYLFGQIAAANSLSDIYAMGATPLTALNLVAFPNCKLPGEALLAILQGGQDKVAEAGAVIIGGHTIDDTEPKYGLAVTGITHPDRIWTNAGAQPGDCLILTKALGTGILASAARADLFLQGVAAATASMAALNATAAKIAAGFSVHACTDITGFGLIGHVYEMAAGSKVTIRLDSTALPLLPEAAEAAAMGFVPGGAYQNRNYLTAATFAENVPEPIRDICFDPQTSGGLLLAVPASEAGPLVAALKAAGLVPASIIGEVTGIGEGEVHVR; encoded by the coding sequence ATTGTGGTGAAACTTACACAGTATACAACACGGGGCGGCTGAGCGGCTAAAGTGGGGCCAGGGGACCTGGCCGGAATATTAAATCAGCTGCCGGTAATGACTAACCCCAACGTGCTTGTTGGCATTACTACGTCAGATGACGCCGGTGTTTATAAATTAAATGAAACAACCGCCTTGGTGCAAACAGTGGATTTTTTTACGCCGATTGTGGACGACCCGTATCTGTTTGGCCAAATTGCGGCAGCCAATAGTTTGAGCGATATTTATGCCATGGGGGCGACACCGTTGACAGCACTGAACCTGGTGGCATTTCCTAACTGCAAACTTCCTGGTGAAGCCTTGCTGGCTATTTTACAAGGCGGCCAGGATAAAGTTGCCGAGGCCGGGGCAGTGATTATCGGGGGCCATACCATTGATGATACTGAGCCCAAATATGGCCTGGCGGTTACGGGGATTACCCATCCTGACAGGATATGGACCAATGCCGGTGCGCAGCCGGGCGATTGTCTGATATTAACGAAAGCGCTGGGAACAGGAATTTTAGCTTCGGCAGCAAGAGCTGATTTGTTTTTACAGGGTGTGGCGGCAGCTACCGCCAGCATGGCTGCACTGAATGCAACGGCAGCCAAAATAGCAGCCGGTTTTAGTGTCCATGCCTGCACCGATATTACCGGGTTTGGACTTATTGGGCATGTGTACGAAATGGCGGCAGGCAGCAAAGTGACAATCCGCCTTGACAGTACGGCATTGCCGTTATTGCCGGAGGCGGCAGAGGCTGCTGCCATGGGATTTGTGCCCGGAGGGGCTTATCAGAACCGGAACTATCTTACGGCCGCAACTTTTGCCGAGAATGTACCGGAACCTATCCGGGACATTTGTTTTGATCCGCAGACCTCTGGCGGACTTTTACTGGCCGTGCCGGCCAGCGAGGCCGGGCCTTTGGTTGCGGCACTTAAGGCCGCAGGCCTGGTGCCGGCTAGTATTATTGGAGAAGTAACTGGAATTGGAGAGGGAGAAGTGCATGTCAGATAG
- a CDS encoding cation diffusion facilitator family transporter: MDKDYNQLKQKTARLSVVSNTLLVALKLFVGIMTGAVSIISEAAHSGVDLIAALVAYFAVKKSAQPPDDQHAYGHGKIENLSAAFEAVLIVLAALWIVYEAVDKINNPHVPEYLEYGLIVMALSVAVNYWVSSKLYAVARLTGSQALEADALHLRADIWTSMGVFIGLVIIKLTNLYWLDPVIAIVVAVIVFKAGFSMTMKSIYELTDVSLPPAEEEIIRGIVYAHPAVIAFHQLRTRRSGSWRLIDMHIVLQKNMHLDKAHAVCDELEALIKQQFVPCDVTIHLEPCDYTEGFSTCPVECSENCKRD, encoded by the coding sequence TTGGATAAAGATTACAATCAACTAAAGCAGAAAACCGCACGGCTGTCGGTAGTATCGAACACCCTGCTTGTGGCGTTAAAATTATTTGTGGGGATAATGACCGGTGCTGTAAGTATTATCTCTGAGGCAGCCCATTCCGGCGTGGACTTGATTGCTGCCTTGGTTGCCTATTTTGCTGTAAAGAAGTCTGCTCAGCCACCTGATGACCAGCATGCGTACGGTCATGGCAAAATTGAAAACCTGTCGGCAGCCTTTGAAGCGGTGCTGATTGTGCTGGCAGCACTATGGATTGTGTATGAGGCTGTAGATAAAATAAATAATCCGCATGTGCCGGAATACCTGGAATATGGACTTATTGTCATGGCCCTGTCGGTAGCTGTGAACTATTGGGTATCCAGCAAACTGTATGCTGTGGCCCGCCTGACCGGTTCACAAGCGCTGGAAGCCGATGCGCTTCACCTCAGAGCCGATATCTGGACAAGTATGGGGGTCTTTATCGGGCTGGTTATTATCAAACTGACCAATCTGTATTGGCTGGACCCGGTTATTGCCATTGTCGTGGCGGTCATTGTCTTTAAGGCCGGTTTTTCAATGACTATGAAAAGCATCTATGAACTGACCGATGTCAGTTTGCCGCCGGCAGAAGAAGAAATCATCAGAGGCATTGTTTACGCTCATCCGGCTGTTATTGCCTTTCACCAGCTGCGTACCCGGCGGTCAGGCAGTTGGCGGCTTATTGACATGCATATTGTTCTGCAAAAGAATATGCATCTCGATAAGGCTCATGCCGTATGCGACGAGCTTGAAGCGTTAATCAAGCAACAATTCGTACCCTGTGATGTTACTATCCATTTAGAGCCTTGTGATTATACCGAGGGCTTTAGTACCTGTCCGGTCGAATGTAGTGAAAATTGCAAGCGTGATTAG
- a CDS encoding DUF3343 domain-containing protein: MISFDSVHQAIKAETLLSRQGIPVYALPTPREIDISCGQCLLFMAGWQEELIRLFAQTNVRWSKLFSRTAAGSAVIYEQITEYGG; encoded by the coding sequence TTGATTTCCTTTGATTCGGTACATCAGGCCATTAAGGCGGAGACGCTTTTAAGCCGGCAAGGCATTCCTGTTTATGCCTTGCCCACGCCGCGCGAGATTGATATTAGCTGCGGTCAGTGCCTGCTGTTTATGGCAGGATGGCAAGAAGAGCTTATCCGCCTCTTTGCTCAGACCAATGTGCGTTGGTCAAAATTATTTAGCCGGACAGCGGCAGGCAGTGCCGTTATTTATGAACAAATAACCGAATATGGAGGTTAG
- a CDS encoding ABC transporter ATP-binding protein encodes MLKIDNINVYYGAIHALKGISVDVNQGEIVTLIGANGAGKSTTLRTISGLLKPKIGQIIFEGQDIAGMAAQNIVKLGISQVPEGRRVFAHMSVLENLELGAYLRSDTKEIKADMDIVFGRFPRLAERRSQLAGTLSGGEQQMLAMGRALMSRPRILLLDEPSMGLAPLLIKEIFSIIKDINETGTTILLVEQNANMALSIAHKAYVLETGRIILSGSGQELAESEEIRKAYLGG; translated from the coding sequence ATGTTAAAAATTGATAATATAAATGTATACTATGGCGCTATTCACGCCTTAAAGGGCATTAGTGTTGATGTTAACCAAGGGGAAATCGTAACCTTAATCGGCGCTAATGGCGCCGGTAAGAGCACGACACTGCGTACCATTTCCGGTCTGCTGAAGCCTAAAATCGGTCAGATCATTTTTGAGGGCCAGGACATTGCCGGTATGGCGGCTCAAAATATCGTTAAACTGGGAATTTCACAGGTTCCGGAAGGCCGCCGGGTATTTGCCCATATGTCGGTGCTGGAGAATCTGGAACTGGGCGCCTATCTTCGTTCTGATACCAAAGAAATTAAAGCCGATATGGATATCGTATTCGGACGTTTTCCCCGACTGGCAGAACGGCGCAGTCAGTTGGCCGGGACGCTTTCCGGCGGTGAGCAGCAAATGCTGGCCATGGGCCGGGCGCTGATGAGCCGTCCCCGGATTTTACTCCTGGACGAACCCTCGATGGGTTTGGCACCGCTCCTGATAAAAGAGATATTCTCCATCATTAAAGATATTAATGAAACAGGTACTACCATCCTGTTGGTGGAGCAAAACGCCAATATGGCATTGTCTATTGCGCATAAGGCTTATGTACTGGAAACCGGCCGGATAATTCTGTCAGGCAGTGGCCAGGAATTGGCGGAAAGCGAAGAAATACGTAAAGCTTATTTGGGCGGCTAA
- a CDS encoding CBS and ACT domain-containing protein: MIVSKRMTPNPTTITSAMTIVDALQIMRSNKFRRLPVVDNGKLVGIVTDRDLREVSASPATSLSVFELNYLLSKMQVKDIMAKKVLTVSAEATVEEAALIMYNHKIGGLVVMDQNQQVVGILTETDIFKTFVDIMGLPQGKTRLSIVVPDRLGVVHDISGVFKEFGISIGSFASYPTDEGQYEVVIRADIKDVKAFTERLAAVGYPVQHVVQIG, from the coding sequence ATGATCGTATCCAAACGAATGACACCCAATCCCACTACCATAACGTCTGCCATGACTATTGTGGATGCGCTGCAAATCATGCGCAGCAACAAGTTCCGCCGTTTACCGGTGGTGGATAACGGCAAGCTGGTGGGTATTGTCACCGATAGGGACCTTAGGGAAGTATCGGCTTCACCGGCCACCTCGCTGTCTGTATTTGAACTAAACTATCTTTTGTCTAAAATGCAGGTTAAAGACATTATGGCCAAAAAGGTGCTGACCGTGAGTGCGGAAGCTACTGTGGAAGAAGCCGCGCTGATTATGTATAATCATAAGATCGGCGGCCTGGTTGTTATGGATCAGAACCAGCAAGTTGTCGGAATCTTAACCGAAACCGACATTTTTAAAACCTTTGTGGACATCATGGGATTACCGCAGGGGAAAACCCGCTTAAGTATTGTAGTGCCTGACCGGTTAGGCGTTGTTCATGATATTTCCGGCGTGTTCAAAGAGTTCGGGATCAGCATCGGCAGCTTTGCCAGCTACCCAACCGACGAGGGGCAGTATGAAGTGGTTATCCGGGCCGATATTAAAGATGTGAAAGCTTTTACCGAACGCCTGGCGGCAGTGGGCTACCCGGTGCAGCATGTTGTGCAGATCGGTTAG
- a CDS encoding DUF951 domain-containing protein, whose product MSQERYNYKVGEIVKMKKAHPCGGDRWEITRTGIDFGLKCLQCGRQVMIPRPKFEKGVKTVISGPQA is encoded by the coding sequence ATGAGTCAGGAAAGATATAATTATAAAGTTGGCGAAATTGTAAAAATGAAGAAAGCTCATCCCTGTGGCGGTGACCGCTGGGAGATCACCCGCACCGGCATTGATTTCGGGCTTAAATGCCTGCAGTGCGGCCGGCAGGTTATGATTCCCCGGCCCAAGTTTGAAAAAGGGGTAAAAACGGTTATTTCCGGCCCGCAGGCGTAA
- a CDS encoding mechanosensitive ion channel family protein: MEQLLTPDFWLNATVSLIRAVIILCGGYLLLRITNMLVDQFFVPRPGATMYIDEKRARTLSSLLRSVVRYIIYFIVGMMVLREFKVDTTSVLAGASIIGLAVGFGAQSLVKDFMTGFFIILEDQYGVGDYVVLGDMAGTVEEMGFRVTKLRDGNGILHIIPNGSVLRVSNHTRGQMLATVNVPVSYEADLDQVFALLEEVCTTIGDTVPEVLDGPRVVGVVDFKPGEVVIRITAKSMPLQQTKVETALRRLVREKFAAARIPPPQLKISV; the protein is encoded by the coding sequence GTGGAACAGCTGTTGACACCTGATTTTTGGCTAAACGCGACGGTAAGCCTTATCCGCGCGGTGATTATTCTCTGCGGGGGATACCTGCTGCTGCGGATTACCAATATGCTGGTTGACCAGTTTTTTGTACCCAGACCGGGAGCGACAATGTATATAGATGAAAAACGGGCCAGGACACTCAGCAGTCTCCTGCGCAGCGTAGTTCGCTATATTATTTATTTTATTGTGGGCATGATGGTTTTACGGGAGTTTAAGGTCGATACCACTTCGGTATTAGCCGGTGCCAGTATTATCGGCTTAGCGGTGGGCTTTGGCGCGCAAAGCCTTGTTAAAGATTTTATGACCGGATTTTTTATTATTTTGGAAGACCAGTATGGGGTAGGCGACTATGTGGTACTGGGTGATATGGCCGGAACAGTTGAGGAAATGGGCTTTCGCGTTACCAAGCTGCGGGACGGCAACGGCATTCTGCATATTATTCCCAATGGTTCGGTGCTCAGAGTCAGCAACCATACCAGAGGACAAATGCTGGCAACGGTGAATGTGCCGGTTTCCTACGAGGCCGACCTTGACCAGGTATTTGCTCTCCTGGAGGAGGTCTGCACTACTATCGGTGATACTGTACCAGAGGTGCTGGACGGCCCCAGGGTAGTCGGGGTGGTTGACTTTAAACCCGGTGAAGTGGTTATCCGGATAACGGCCAAATCGATGCCCTTGCAGCAGACGAAAGTGGAAACGGCGTTGCGCCGCCTGGTAAGGGAGAAGTTTGCCGCCGCCAGAATTCCGCCGCCGCAGCTTAAGATCAGCGTATAG
- the yedF gene encoding sulfurtransferase-like selenium metabolism protein YedF, translating into MSDRIVDCRGLVCPQPVIHTKKAVEETVSGKITIIVDNEVAKANVVKFASAHALGVAVEAKDGNYYISMIKGTGQQPQAVASLLAAAEAGGQVYLITQNTLGQGSPELGAVLMKAFMTTLLEIKPQPAALLFINSGIKLTIQDSPVLEQLRTLAGRGVSLLSCGTCLDYYQHKSDLAIGEITNMYTILETISTNKTVTL; encoded by the coding sequence ATGTCAGATAGAATTGTTGATTGCCGGGGGCTGGTTTGTCCGCAGCCGGTCATTCATACCAAAAAAGCGGTGGAAGAAACGGTTTCAGGCAAAATTACCATTATTGTAGACAATGAAGTGGCTAAAGCTAATGTTGTTAAATTTGCGTCTGCCCATGCACTGGGGGTCGCGGTCGAAGCCAAAGACGGAAACTACTATATCAGCATGATCAAGGGGACAGGCCAGCAGCCGCAAGCAGTCGCAAGCCTGCTTGCGGCCGCTGAGGCCGGCGGCCAGGTGTACCTGATTACCCAAAATACCTTAGGTCAGGGTTCGCCGGAACTGGGGGCCGTATTGATGAAGGCCTTCATGACGACACTGCTGGAGATCAAACCGCAGCCGGCTGCACTTTTGTTCATCAATAGCGGTATCAAGCTGACCATACAGGATTCGCCGGTGCTTGAACAACTCCGGACTTTGGCCGGGCGGGGCGTAAGCCTTCTGTCCTGCGGTACCTGCCTGGATTATTATCAGCACAAATCCGACCTGGCAATCGGTGAAATTACGAATATGTATACCATACTTGAGACCATTTCCACTAATAAAACGGTGACTTTATAA